A stretch of DNA from Streptomyces gobiensis:
GGCGGCGTCGCTGCTCCGGGGTGCACTGGACGCCGCGGAGGTCTTTGGCTACCGGCTGCCGGAGATGTACGCCGCCGAGCAGCGCACGGCGGGCAGCGCTCCGCTGCCGCATCCGGCCGCCTGCCGCCCGGCGGCCGTCGCCGCCGCGGCGGCGGTGCAGCTCCTTCTCGCCCTCGCCGGGATCCGCCCCGATGTGCCCGCGGGCACCGTCGCTGTCCGGCCGATGAGCACCGCGCCGCTGGGCGCGGTGCAGTTCACCGGATTGCGGGTGGCCGAGGAGCCTTTCTCGGTGCGGATCAGCAGGCTCGGCATGGGGATGGTCGAGGAGGCGCCGGAGGGATTGCAACTGGGCATCTGACTGAGGACCCTGTTTATCGTCAGGCAGACGACTATGATCATGGCATGCCCTACGACCCGTCGACCTGTCCCTCCTTCGCCGTCACCGTCGACCTGGTCGTGCTCACCGTGCGCAGGCACGCGCTGTGCGCACTGGCCGTACGCCGCGGGGAGCCGCCCTATCAAGGCCGGTGGGCGCTGCCCGGTGGGTTCGTACGGCCGGACGAGGACCTGGAGGCGGCGGCTGCCCGTGAGCTCGCGGAGGAGACGGGGCTGCGCGCCCACGAGACCAGCGGCCAGTGCTCTGGCGCACACCTTGAGCAGCTTGCCACCTATGGCGCCCCGGAGCGGGACCCACGGGCCCGGGTGGTCAGTGTCGCGTATCTGGTGCTCGCGCCTGATCTTCCCGCGCCCACCTCCGGAGGGGACGCGCAGACCGCCCGCTGGGCCCCGGTCGACACCCTGCTGTCCCCGGCCGAAGGCCCCGCCAGGGGCAGAGAGCACAGCTCCTCGCTCGCCTTCGACCATGAACGGATCCTCTCTGACGGAGTTGAGCGCGCTCGCTCGAAGATCGAGTACTCCTCGCTCGCCACCGCGTTCTGCCCGCCGGAGTTCACGGTGGGGGAGCTGCGCCGGGTCTATGAGGCGGTCTGGGGGGTGGCCCTCGACCCGCGTAACTTCCATCGCAAGGTGACCGGTACCCCGGGCTTCCTGGTGCCCACCGGCGGCACGACGACACGTCAGGGCGGCCGACCCGCCCAGCTGTTCCGGGCGGGCGGTGCGACGCTGCTGAACCCGCCGATGCTGCGTCCGGAGATCTGACCGGCCCGGACACCACGTCGACCTCGCGGGTTTGCCGGGAAAATCGCACATGTCGCGTTATCTTGCATGCGTTCCTCATGCGCTCTGCGGGAGAAGCGATGATTCAGGCCATCGGACTCACCAGCGCCCCCCGCCGTAGCCAGCCGCCCGCCGTGGACGACCTCACCTTCGAGGCGCGCCCCGGCCGGATCACCGCGCTGCTCGGCCCCCAAGGCGCCGGCAAGACCACCGCACTGCGGCTGATGCTGCAGCTGCAGTCCGGGCGCGGTGTCGCCCTCTTCCGGGGACGGCCGTTGCACCGTGTCCCGCACCCCGCCCGGGAGATCGGGGCGTTGCTCGGCGATGTGCCCGGCCATCCGGGCCGTACCGCGCGCGGACATCTGCGGATGCTCACCGCCGTCGCCGGAGTCCCCGCCGCACGGGCCGACGAGATGCTGGATGTGGTAGGCCTCAGCGGGCTCGCGGACCAGCGGCTCGGCGCGTTCTCCCTCGGCATGGACCGCCGCCTGGGCCTGGCCGCGGCCCTGCTGGGCGATCCGCACACCCTTGTGCTCGACGAACCCGCGCACGGGCTGTCACCCCGCGAGGTCGCATGGCTGCACGGGCTGCTGCGCGGCTTCGCCGACCAGGGCGGTCTCGTGCTCACCACCACCAGCGAGCCCAAGGAGGCGGCCCGCACCGCGGACCGGGTCATCACCCTGGAAAGGGGCCGGCTCATCGCGGATCAGGAGGCGGCGGACTTCGCCCGCACCCGGCTGCGCCCCCGGGTCGTTGTCTCCTCGCCGCACGCCGAGCGGCTGGCCGCCCTGCTCGTTCAGGAGTCCCGCAGCGCCACTCAGCTGGAGTCCTTCGCCCCCGCCCGGGCGACCGACTCCATGGAGCCCATCGAGGTCGTGCGGGAGAGCGGCGGCCGCATCGCTATCTACGGCAGCGACCGGGCCATGGTCGGCGAGACCGCTTACCGGCATGGCATCCTGATGCACCAACTCGCCGACGAGATCGGCGACAACGGCGACAGCGCCCTGCTCCCCCCGCTGGCCCGCGCCGACGGACGCGGGCCGGCCCCGGACTACGAGACAGCCCCGGACTACGAGCCGGCCGCGGACCCCGAGCCGGCCGCCGCCCAGTCCTCCGTCCCCGCGGCCCGCCGGGAACGGAGCGAGGAGGCCGAGCTCCCGCCGCGCCTCACCGCCGTGCCCGCCCCCGGCCCCAGCTGGCCGCTCCGCTATGAGCTGCGACGGCTGACCGGTGTGCGCTCCAGCTGGCTTATCGCGGCCGCCACACTGCTCACCGCCTTCCTGGTGGCCGCCGTGCTCGGCTACCGGGACGGCACCCCCGCGCTGCGGCTGCTCACCGGCTGGCCCGACGGGGTCCCCCTGCCCCCCATGGCGGCCACGGCCGGACTGCTGGGGGCGTTCGCCTTCGGCCAGGAGTTCCGCTACCCCGCTCTCGCCCCCGCCCAGGTCCCCGTACCGCGCCGCCTCGGGCTGCTGGCCGCCAAGCTCTCCATGACCGCCACCACCGCGGTGCTGCTCTGCGGCGCTTCCACCGCCGTCAACGCCACCGGTCTCGCTCTGCTGTACGGCCCCGGCTTTCTGGCCCTCCCCGGCGGCTGGCCGCTCTCCCTGGCGGCGACCGTGGCCCTCGCCGTCGGCTGTGCCTGGGCCGGGCTGCTCGCCGCCGCGGTCTTCCGGTCAACCATCGCCGGAGTGGGGGCAGTCCTCGCCGTACCGCTTCTGATCGCCCCGGTGGTACGGAAGTTTCTCGCCGGTCCGGCCGGGGCGTCCATCGAGGGGCTGCCAGGACGGCTGGAGTCGCTGACCCTGGTCCCATGGCCGGCCGGCGCCGATCGGTGGGTTGCCGCGGCCATGCGACTGCTGGCTCAACCCATGGGCAGCGCCCTCATGTTGTCGCTCACCGCGTTGTTCTGTGCATATACGTTCAGCACGCTGCGCGGCAGAACCCACTGACGCCACCGCGTGACCACAGTAGTGGCGTCAACTACCGTTTATGTGACGGTGATGACGGAGAGGGGCCGTTTCCTTCCGAATGGGGCGTCAATGGCGCAGGAGTCGACGATCACCCTTTCGTGTG
This window harbors:
- a CDS encoding NUDIX hydrolase — its product is MPYDPSTCPSFAVTVDLVVLTVRRHALCALAVRRGEPPYQGRWALPGGFVRPDEDLEAAAARELAEETGLRAHETSGQCSGAHLEQLATYGAPERDPRARVVSVAYLVLAPDLPAPTSGGDAQTARWAPVDTLLSPAEGPARGREHSSSLAFDHERILSDGVERARSKIEYSSLATAFCPPEFTVGELRRVYEAVWGVALDPRNFHRKVTGTPGFLVPTGGTTTRQGGRPAQLFRAGGATLLNPPMLRPEI
- a CDS encoding ATP-binding cassette domain-containing protein, whose amino-acid sequence is MIQAIGLTSAPRRSQPPAVDDLTFEARPGRITALLGPQGAGKTTALRLMLQLQSGRGVALFRGRPLHRVPHPAREIGALLGDVPGHPGRTARGHLRMLTAVAGVPAARADEMLDVVGLSGLADQRLGAFSLGMDRRLGLAAALLGDPHTLVLDEPAHGLSPREVAWLHGLLRGFADQGGLVLTTTSEPKEAARTADRVITLERGRLIADQEAADFARTRLRPRVVVSSPHAERLAALLVQESRSATQLESFAPARATDSMEPIEVVRESGGRIAIYGSDRAMVGETAYRHGILMHQLADEIGDNGDSALLPPLARADGRGPAPDYETAPDYEPAADPEPAAAQSSVPAARRERSEEAELPPRLTAVPAPGPSWPLRYELRRLTGVRSSWLIAAATLLTAFLVAAVLGYRDGTPALRLLTGWPDGVPLPPMAATAGLLGAFAFGQEFRYPALAPAQVPVPRRLGLLAAKLSMTATTAVLLCGASTAVNATGLALLYGPGFLALPGGWPLSLAATVALAVGCAWAGLLAAAVFRSTIAGVGAVLAVPLLIAPVVRKFLAGPAGASIEGLPGRLESLTLVPWPAGADRWVAAAMRLLAQPMGSALMLSLTALFCAYTFSTLRGRTH